A genomic stretch from Helianthus annuus cultivar XRQ/B chromosome 1, HanXRQr2.0-SUNRISE, whole genome shotgun sequence includes:
- the LOC110933108 gene encoding uncharacterized protein LOC110933108, protein MAFVKASTCPIETTNRVVVFWKKTTDRFNAIMEHGPARDVESVSGKWRKMIKVVNTFNQIYNQIYLSPLSGSNDEDILNLAIAKWDSQNPTPFPHFRAWNVVRKEQKWKPVPNEVATAKRTKTSESGSYSAGGSTARCQIDINDDPEDDEDVLPVHESERPTGRDKAKKEAAGKRKVAGSSGGGGSSGGRGEKASSKMDDLINEFRSFKEFAAEKYTHKKTVSSDYARAEDFRIMRSDLDSVPEDEREVYRRMKEEWISLEVSIEEKNENHNILCKFRAGSGTAQGSLSWADI, encoded by the exons ATGGCGTTTGTTAAGGCCTCTACTTGCCCGATA gaaacaaccaatcgGGTAGTAGTTTTTTGGAAGAAGACAACGGATAGATTTAACGCGATTATGGAGCATGGTCCGGCTCGTGATGTCGAATCCGTCTCGGGCAAGTGGCGAAAAATGATCAAGGTCGTCAACACCTTTAACCAAATTTATAACCAAATTTACCTTTCTCCTCTAAGCGGGAGTAACGACGAGGACATTCTTAACCTTGCTATCGCCAAGTGGGACTCTCAAAATCCAACGCCTTTCCCGCACTTCCGAGCATGGAACGTTGTAAGGAAAGAACAAAAATGGAAGCCGGTTCCAAATGAGGTCGCAACGGCCAAACGCACTAAAACTTCCGAGTCCGGAAGTTATAGTGCGGGAGGCTCCACCGCTCGATGTCAAATCGACATAAACGACGACCCGGAAGATGACGAGGATGTGTTGCCCGTTCACGAGTCGGAACGTCCCACCGGGAGGGACAAAGCAAAAAAAGAAGCGGCCGGAAAGCGAAAAGTGGCCGGCTCGAGTGGAGGTGGCGGCTCGAGTGGAGGTAGGGGCGAGAAGGCATCGTCAAAAATGGACGACTTGATAAACGAATTCCGTTCGTTCAAAGAGTTCGCGGCCGAAAAGTATACTCACAAGAAAACCGTGTCGTCCGACTATGCTCGAGCGGAAGATTTTAGGATTATGCGGTCGGATCTCGACTCGGTTCCGGAGGATGAACGCGAGGTTTATCGGAGGATGAAGGAAGAG TGGATATCGTTGGAGGTTTCAAttgaagaaaaaaatgaaaatcacAACATTTTGTGTAAATTCAGGGCTGGTAGTGGTACCGCACAAGGCTCACTTTCATGGGCTGATATTTAG
- the LOC110933097 gene encoding uncharacterized protein LOC110933097: MNTEWEEEEDDPTYKAESTVFSRLPPEHEAYKPTKRAGYNPKAEHDFTLSYRPEDMAENSKFIPEIACAAIDKTKLPHNVGKYNGLTDPDDHLQVFKGAGATGGWNLPTWCHLFAQTFVGAARIWFDNLPAGKIKSWVDFREKFLAHFSQQRRHARDPGDCLNIYRKDYESVEDFITRYNKECLEIGDIPEKMMRAHFMRAVKCDDLVKRIKGRDGGPKDWETFIEAAKTIAQTDRQLTGDDHHTGHLTDDCFSLKQEIERALRDGKLGHLVKGGKRDYRQIQRRDEGPDNKKLRKLETHMVQGGPRRPRKNYNKRAQDDSWREKQVVFPVVRGGPREKRPIVIPGVIGHYQTDYIFIDPGSTADIIYEQCFNQFDQEDKARLEPVDYPLTGFCNEAVFPLGQISFPVLLSDGRNSRTEEVTFMVLPAHSRHDILLGRESQGDFSMICSAPHSAIGFPTETGVALIYASKEVLATDEIRPAKASKPAPRREAEKWVLNSAYPEQTVTLGPAMSDLTRAALKKLLHDNMDVFAWTPADMVGVPRHIAEHRLNVSEDAKPVVHAKRHLGDIKHDAMKEQVLELLNAGIIREVRYQTWVASPVMVKKPNGSWRMCVDYKDLNKACPRDCYALPDIDEKIDSLATFRWKCFLDCYKGYHQVQMAVQDEDKTAFRTPTGLYCYTKMPFGLKNAGATYQRLMNETFSDAIGKYIEVYMDDLVIMSREESAMLVNIQKTFNTLRSVSIKLNPAKCSFGMEEGKFLGFIVTKDGFKVNPEKVQAIERMPSPASIKDMQKLAGRLAALNRFLANHAAKSFPFIKTLRNCMKKTQFQWTPEAETSDRAVGAVLLVDRQGAQTPVYYVSRTLTDPETRYAIMEKLVLALIHASRRLRRYFANHVIHVLTNYNIGNILARPEISGRLAKWAIELGGLNVVFRPRPSIKGQVLADFMTEVPDDKDRECKAMEKAEKKQIKEPWMLYTDGASNEDGAGAGLRLVSPDKNEFTYAIRLDFKSTNNEAEYEAFLAGLRLAIKMGVRHIEAHVDSMLVAGQINGQYEAKGDIMALYLNQAKTLLQTFYSYKVHHINRSENKPADALSKLASTSFQHLAKDVRIEVLSNPSVPLREVSVIQTGTTSWMTPIIMYLQSGILPENKAEARKIQYKSEHYQMADGILYRKSYLGPLLRCVDADDANYLIREVHEGICGIHAGPRMVVAKVMNAGYYWPGMHLDAVKELRKCSGCQRHAPKTMRPKNELVLVTTAWPFQQWGIDMVGPFPEAPGAVKFIIVAVDYFTKWVEAKALASTTSAVVKRFIWEQIICRFGLPLRIITDNGTNFAADDLERWFKELNIEHTFSSVAHPQGNGQVEAVNKSIVDGIKARLGEKRRGWVDELPSILWAHRTMPKTSNGETPFSLVYGSEAVIPAEIGLPSPRMLSMNLINNEEERRIDLDLLEERREMAAINEAKYKSKLEKYYNSRVRICTFNPGDYVLRDNEASNTEKPGKLAPKWEGPYIIDTVLGKGAYKLRTMNDKEVPRTWNAQQLRKCYI, translated from the exons ATGAATACAGAATGGGAAGAGGAGGAAGACGACCCAACGTACAAGGCAGAGTCCACAGTGTTTAGCAGACTTCCTCCAGAGCATGAGGCGTACAAACCAACCAAGCGCGCGGGGTACAACCCCAAAGCAGAACACGACTTCACCCTGAGCTATCGTCCTGAggacatggctgaaaattcaaaatttattcCAGAAATCGCGTGCGCGGCCATCGACAAAACAAAGTTACCGCACAACGTAGGTAAATACAATGGGTTGACGGATCCAGATGATCACCTCCAGGTGTTCAAAGGCGCAGGAGCAACAGGTGGTTGGAACCTACCAACATGGTGTCACTTGTTTGCTCAAACTTTCGTTGGTGCGGCACGCATCTGGTTCGACAATTTACCAGCTGGAAAAATCAAGTCATGGGTCGACTTCCGAGAAAAATTCTTAGCACACTTTTCTCAACAGCGAAGACACGCCAGAGACCCAGGTGATTGTCTGAACATATACCGAAAAGACTACGAAAGCGTAGAGGATTTTATTACGAGGTACAACAAAGAATGTCTGGAAATTGGAGACATACCGGAAAAAATGATGCGCGCACACTTCATGCGAGCAGTCAAATGCGACGATCTGGTTAAAAGAATCAAGGGGCGCgacggaggacccaaagattgggaaaccttcattgaagCAGCCAAAACCATTGCGCAGACAGATAGGCAACTGACCGGTGACGATCACC aCACGGGCCACTTGACCGATGATTGCTTCAGCTTAAAACAAGAAATCGAAAGAGCTCTAAGAGACGGCAAGCTCGGTCACTTAGTCAAAGGAGGAAAGCGCGATTACCGCCAGATACAACGAAGAGACGAAGGTCCAGACAACAAGAAGCTCAGAAAGCTAGAAACCCATATGGTGCAAGGAGGACCACGGCGACCAAGAAAAAACTACAACAAACGCGCGCAGGATGATTCATGGCGCGAGAAGCAAGTAGTATTCCCAGTCGTCAGGGGAGGTCCAAGAGAAAAGCGGCCAATAGTCATTCCAGGGGTGATCGGCCACTACCAAACAGATTACATCTTTATTGATCCCGGAAGCACCGCAGACATCATATATGAACAGTGCTTCAATCAATTCGACCAAGAGGATAAGGCGCGCCTAGAACCAGTTGACTACCCATTAACTGGATTCTGCAATGAGGCCGTCTTTCCCTTAGGACAAATATCTTTCCCAGTATTACTTTCCGACGGGAGAAATTCAAGAACTGAAGAAGTCACATTTATGGTGCTACCGGCACATTCAAGACATGACATCCTTTTAGgacgagaatcccaaggagatttcagcaTGATCTGTTCCGCACCACATTCTGCCATAGGCTTTCCAACCGAAACAGGCGTTGCGTTGATATACGCAAGCAAGGAAGTGCTAGCAACAGACGAAATCAGGCCGGCAAAAGCAAGCAAGCCCGCACCGCGCAGagaggcagaaaaatgggtattgaacAGTGCATACCCAGAACAAACGGTCACTCTGGGACCCGCAATGTCTGACCTAACGCGTGCGGCGCTAAAGAAATTACTGCATGACAACATGGatgtgttcgcctggacaccagCCGATATGGTTGGCGTTCCACGGCACATTGCGGAACACCGGTTAAACGTCTCAGAGGATGCAAAGCCAGTAGTGCATGCTAAACGAcacctgggggacatcaaacatGATGCAATGAAGGAACAAGTGTTAGAACTGCTAAACGCAGGAATCATCAGGGAAGTCCGGTACCAAACGTGGGTGGCAAGCCCAGTCATGGTGAAGAAACCGAATGGTAGTTGGCGAATGTGCGTCGACTACAAGGATCTGAACAAAGCATGCCCCCGTGACTGCTATGCGTTGCCCGACATAGACGAGAAAATAGATTCTTTGGCAACGTTCCGGTGGAAATGTTTTCTGGATTGCTACAAGGGATACCATCAGGTCCAGATGGCGGTTCAAGACGAGgataaaaccgcattccgcacgccAACGGGGCTATACTGCTACACCAAGATGCCGTTCGGCTTAAAGAATGCCGGTGCTACGTATCAACGATTGATGAACGAAACATTTAGTGACGCCATCGGCAAATACATCGAGGTATACATGGACGATCTGGTAATCATGAGCAGGGAGGAGAGCGCAATGCTGGTAAATATTCAGAAAACCTTCAacacgctgcgcagcgtgagCATCAAACTGAATCCAGCAAAATGCTCATTTGGAATGGAGGAAGGAAAGTTTCTGGGATTCATAGTCACCAAAGACGGTTTTAAGGTGAACCCAGAAAAGGTCCAGGCCATAGAGAGGATGCCTTCACCAGCAAGCATCAAAGATATGCAAAAGCTCGCAGGACGATTGGCAGCCCTCAATCGATTCCTAGCAAATCACGCGGCAAAATCCTTCCCATTCATCAAGACCTTACGAAACTGCATGAAGAAAACCCAATTccaatggactccggaagcagaaa CTTCCGACAGGGCCGTCGGTGCCGTATTGCTGGTTGATCGACAAGGTGCCCAAACACCTGTGTATTATGTGTCCAGAACCCTAaccgacccagaaacaagatacgCAATCATGGAAAAGCTTGTCCTTGCACTGATTCACGCATCAAGAAGGCTACGCCGATATTTCGCCAATCACGTCATCCACGTGTTAACAAATTACAATATTGGGAATATCCTAGCAAGGCCGGAAATATCAGGAAGGTTGGCTAAATGGGCGATAGAGCTAGGGGGACTCAACGTAGTCTTCAGACCACGACCGTCGATAAAAGGCCAAGTTTTGGCAGACTTCATGACGGAAGTCCCCGATGACAAAGACAGAGAATGCAAGGCGATGGAGAAAGCAGAGAAAAAACAAATCAAAGAACCATGGATGTTGTATACTGACGGCGCGTCCAACGAAGATGGGGCAGGTGCGGGGTTGCGGCTAGTGAGCCCAGACAAAAACGAGTTCACCTACGCCATACGTCTGGACTTCaagagcacaaataacgaggcagagtatgaAGCCTTTCTGGCCGGCTTGCGCTTAGCAATCAAAATGGGAGTCCGACATATTGAGGCACATGTGGACTCCATGCTAGTGGCAGGCCAAATCAACGGTCAATACGAAGCCAAGGGCGACATCATGGCACTCTATCTCAACCAGGCAAAGACGTTGCTGCAAACTTTCTATTCttacaaggtgcaccacataaaCCGCAGCGAAAACAAGCCAGCAGACGCCTTAAGCAAGCTTGCGTCAACAAGTTTTCAGCACCTAGCCAAAGACGTACGAATAGAAGTTTTAAGCAACCCGTCTGTGCCACTCCGAGAAGTCAGCGTCATCCAAACAGGAACCACGTCATGGATGACACCCATCATCATGTACTTACAGTCCGGGATACTCCCAGAAAATAAAGCCGAAGCGCGAAAAATCCAATATAAATCAGAACATTATCAAATGGCGGATGGGATATTGTACCGAAAGTCATATCTCGGCCCTCTGTTGAGATGTGTTGACGCCGACGACGCAAATTATCTGATCCGGGAAGTACATGAGGGCATCTGCGGCATCCACGCCgggccacgcatggtagtggctaaaGTAATGAACgccgggtactactggcccggaaTGCACCTCGATGCCGTGAAAGAACTAAGGAAATGCAGCGGCTGCCAACGGCATGCACCAAAAACCATGCGTCCAAAAAATGAGTTGGTGCTTgtaacaaccgcatggccctttcagcaatggggcatagacatggtggGCCCCTTTCCAGAAGCTCCGGGGGCAGTCAAGTTTATCATCGTCgcggtcgattacttcaccaagtgggtagaagcaaaaGCACTTGCGTCAACCACGTCGGCAGTCGTTAAACGCTTTATctgggaacaaatcatatgccgtTTCGGCCTGCCACTCCGAATCATCACCGACAATGGTACAAACTTTGCAGCAGATGatctcgaacgatggttcaaggAACTGAACATCGAACATACCTTCTCGTCGGTCgcacatccgcaagggaatggtcaagtTGAAGCGGTCAACAAGAGCATCGTCGATGGCATCAAAGCAAGGCTCGGTGAAAAAAGACGAGGGTGGGTCGACGAGCTACCAAGCATATTGtgggcccatagaacaatgccCAAAACAAGCAATGGAGAAACACCCTTCAGCTTGGTCTATGGGTCCGAAGCTGTGATCCCAGCAGAAATCGGACTCCCATCTCcaagaatgctctccatgaatctgatcaataacgaagaagaacGGAGGATCGATCtagacctcctagaagaacgAAGGGAGATGGCTGCAATCAATGAAGCCAAGTACAAATCAAAGCTTGAAAAGTATTACAACTCCCGAGTCCGGATCTGCACCTTCAACCCAGGCGATTATGTCTTAAGGGACAATGAAGCATCCAACACAGAAAAACCAGGGaaactggctcccaaatgggaaggcccatacatcATTGATACGGTCCTCGGCAAGGGAGCATACAAGCTACGCACCATGaacgacaaagaggttccacgaacctggaaCGCTCAACAGTTACGAAAATGCTACATATAA
- the LOC110933087 gene encoding uncharacterized protein LOC110933087 — protein MADKNPTQKKRKHKSRAPPGPDQAQINWKEDEFQNLVRGHNFRSEWGARYPPSGSTALDAPPGFITLYAAYFREGNFRLPITKFVADVLRGYGLHISQINAIGLPRITHFEFVCRSYRVEPTFPMFNTFYSVSYSSGFYSFQARMGVAQVCSVPIKGIHDWKQKFFYIRRGVIPTDMSYRHVDQGVPRVDVLPNYGDQDWFKKITAKPTAISQLDEMALVGAGMSLLWVPKHPLGQPAYSHKGKFGYSLLNALDPKSAGAMVEAIQADGNPTWLEQIHDRFLHPTDASLSGYANEVLGTTPGGVAEPVHGFADDDDDAEASVDPSAQLETRKRARTEKSVRKEGKKEGGAAGSSRPGEVRQGSDPDDKATLTEHMKKKALDDHKRHLDEQAAALLAAKKAKLQKDAPPAPSESEVDLGVFSGGRGNLLEKIFEASASRPGNLVSAYVSVIFHFVFFANCNFVAESKTSKKPRPVDISQITPPTSPPSRTVGLTPPRDDADVTVKGGEGFEGIFEGGDAAGGDVGGDAGGVDKGKGIEVEMESSETTPQQTIYTKRPPVEGGATSGFVRSPHFEQNPGDSWGNPACDDLPHVPRWGLTQGSRMNDLQNCQEFFSLSLPPAERMFQKNRSRFALIDDHVTAGVNFFATSQEILREWRSMGEETMAFEEAKKAFAGEKEKFNTEQKGLQWRVTEAERKFEEQKQLNEQKQKDWESACARTNVEMQSQRDAIVRLSGEKTALAEEAHQARLAAEKKEKDEDFGM, from the exons ATGGCTGATAAGAATCCTACTCAAAAGAAGAGGAAACATAAGAGTAGAGCACCTCCTGGTCCTGACCAGGCCCAGATTAACTGGAAAGAAGATGAATTCCAGAACCTCGTTAGAGGACATAACTTTCGATCTGAGTGGGGGGCTCGATATCCTCCGTCTGGATCTACTGCACTGGATGCCCCCCCTGGTTTTATCACTTTATACGCTGCTTACTTCCGGGAAGGCAATTTTAGGTTGCCCATTACCAAGTTTGTTGCTGACGTTCTGAGAGGTTATGGTCTTCATATTTCTCAGATAAATGCTATTGGGCTCCCCCGGATTACTCACTTCGAGTTTGTTTGCCGGTCTTATCGAGTTGAACCGACGTTTCCAATGTTCAACACTTTTTATAGTGTTTCGTATTCCAGTGGGTTCTACTCTTTCCAGGCTAGGATGGGGGTCGCTCAAGTGTGTTCGGTGCCGATAAAGGGCATTCATGACTGGAAGCAAAAGTTTTTCTACATCCGTCGCGGTGTGATTCCGACGGATATGTCGTATAGGCATGTGGACCAAGGGGTTCCCAGGGTGGATGTTCTTCCCAACTATGGTGACCAAGACTGGTTTAAGAAGATAACTGCGAAGCCGACGGCTATTTCTCAACTGGATGAGATGGCCTTGGTTGGTGCAGGGATGAGTTTGTTGTGGGTTCCTAAACATCCGTTGGGTCAGCCTGCGTATAGCCATAAGGGCAAAT TTGGTTATAGTTTGCTGAATGCCTTGGACCCGAAATCAGCAGGTGCCATGGTTGAAGCTATCCAAGCTGATGGGAATCCAACGTGGTTGGAGCAAATACATGACCGTTTTCTTCATCCTACCGATGCGAGTTTGAGTGGATACGCCAATGAAGTTCTTG GTACCACGCCTGGTGGTGTTGCTGAGCCGGTACATGGGTTtgctgatgatgatgacgatgcggAGGCATCTGTTGATCCGTCTGCCCAGTTGGAGACGAGGAAGAGGGCAAGGACGGAGAAATCTGTAAGAAAGGAAGGGAAGAAAGAGGGTGGAGCTGCTGGATCTTCTC GCCCTGGGGAGGTGCGTCAAGGGTCTGATCCTGACGATAAAGCTACTTTAACTGAGCACATGAAGAAGAAGGCTCTTGATGATCATAAGCGTCATCTTGATGAACAAGCTGCTGCCCTTCTTGCGGCCAAGAAGGCCAAGCTTCAGAAGGATGCCCCCCCAGCCCCTTCTGAATCTGAGGTTGATTTGGGTGTATTTAGTGGGGGTCGAGGGAATTTGTTGGAGAAGATTTTTGAGGCTTCTGCTTCCCGGCCTGGTAACTTAGTTTCTGCGTATGTTTCTGTCATCTTTCATTTTGTCTTTTTTGCTAATTGTAATTTTGTGGCAGAATCTAAGACTAGCAAGAAGCCGCGGCCAGTGGATATTTCTCAGATTACTCCACCTACCTCTCCTCCTTCGAGGACTGTTGGCTTGACCCCTCCTCGAGATGATGCTGATGTAACTGTGAAGGGCGGTGAAGGGTTTGAAGGTATATTTGAGGGAGGTGACGCTGCTGGTGGTGATGTTGGCGGTGATGCTGGTGGAGTTGATAAGGGTAAAGGTATTGAAGTGGAGATGGAGTCTAGTGAGACTACTCCACAACAAACCATTTACACAAAACGTCCTCCCGTTGAAGGTGGAGCCACTTCTGGCTTTGTGCGGAGTCCGCACTTTGAACAAAATCCTGGTGATTCCTGGGGTAACCCGGCTTGCGATGATTTGCCGCACGTCCCCCGTTGGGGCCTTACTCAGGGCTCCCGCATGAATGATTTGCAGAACTGTCAGGAGTTCTTCTCATTATCCCTTCCTCCTGCCGAGAGGATGTTTCAGAAAAACCGCAGCCGCTTTGCCCTTATAGATGATCATGTTACGGCTGGGGTTAACTTCTTTGCCACCTCTCAGGAGATTCTTCGTGAGTGGCGTTCTATGGGAGAAGAAACTATGGCGTTTGAGGAGGCCAAGAAGGCATTTGCTGGAGAGAAGGAAAAATTTAACACAGAGCAGAAGGGTCTGCAATGGCGGGTTACTGAGGCTGAGCGGAAATTTGAAGAGCAGAAACAGTTAAACGAGCAAAAACAAAAGGATTGGGAGTCGGCATGTGCTCGTACGAACGTGGAGATGCAGTCGCAGCGTGATGCTATTGTGCGGCTGTCCGGTGAGAAGACTGCTCTCGCGGAAGAGGCGCATCAAGCGCGTCTTGCGGCGGAGAAGAAGGAAAAGGA CGAAGACTTCGGAATGTGA
- the LOC110881749 gene encoding S-adenosylmethionine synthase 3: METFLYTSESVNEGHPDKLCDQISDAILDACLEQDPESKVACETCTKTNMVMVFGEITTKANIDYEKIVRTTCKNIGFTSPEVGLDADNCKVLVNIEQQSRDIAQGVHGHLSKKPEEIGAGDQGHMFGYATDETPELMPLTHVLATKLGAKLTEVRKNKTCSWLRPDGKTQVTVEYRNDNGAMVPIRVHTVLISTQHDETVTNDQIAADLKQHVIKPVIPDQYLDENTIFYLNPSGRFVIGGPRGDAGLTGRKLIIDTYGGWGAHGGGAFSGKDPTKVDRSGAYIVRQAAKSVVASGLARRCIVQVSYAIAVVEPLSVCVETFKTGKIPDRDILELIKENFDFRPGMMAINLDLKRGGNYRYQKTAAYGHFGREDPDFTWETVKILKPKA, translated from the coding sequence ATGGAAACTTTCCTATACACATCCGAATCCGTCAACGAAGGACACCCCGACAAACTATGTGACCAAATCTCGGACGCCATCCTTGACGCCTGTTTGGAACAAGATCCCGAAAGCAAGGTCGCTTGCGAAACATGCACCAAGACCAACATGGTCATGGTCTTCGGTGAGATCACCACAAAGGCAAACATAGACTATGAAAAAATAGTCCGCACAACTTGCAAAAACATCGGGTTCACGTCTCCCGAAGTCGGGCTAGACGCCGACAACTGCAAGGTTCTAGTCAACATCGAACAACAAAGCCGGGATATCGCTCAGGGTGTGCACGGTCACCTCAGTAAAAAGCCCGAAGAGATCGGTGCGGGTGACCAAGGTCACATGTTTGGTTACGCAACCGATGAAACACCCGAGCTTATGCCGCTAACACACGTGTTAGCAACTAAGCTCGGGGCTAAATTAACCGAGGTTAGAAAGAATAAAACGTGTTCATGGCTTCGGCCCGATGGTAAGACCCAAGTGACGGTTGAGTACCGTAATGATAACGGTGCTATGGTTCCGATCCGGGTTCACACCGTCCTCATTTCGACCCAACACGATGAGACCGTGACAAACGATCAAATCGCAGCCGATCTTAAACAACACGTGATCAAGCCCGTGATCCCGGATCAATATCTTGATGAGAACACTATTTTTTATCTTAACCCGTCGGGCCGGTTTGTTATTGGTGGGCCCCGTGGTGACGCCGGGCTTACCGGGAGAAAACTTATCATTGACACGTATGGTGGATGGGGGGCCCATGGTGGTGGTGCTTTTTCAGGTAAGGACCCCACGAAGGTGGACCGGAGTGGTGCGTATATTGTTAGGCAAGCGGCGAAGAGCGTAGTGGCGTCGGGGCTTGCGCGTAGGTGCATTGTTCAAGTTTCTTATGCGATTGCCGTAGTTGAACCATTGTCGGTGTGTGTTGAAACGTTTAAAACGGGAAAGATTCCGGATAGGGATATACTTGAACTGATTAAGGAGAATTTCGACTTTAGGCCAGGGATGATGGCGATTAATCTCGACTTGAAGAGGGGTGGTAATTATAGGTATCAGAAGACTGCGGCGTATGGTCATTTTGGTCGTGAAGATCCGGATTTCACTTGGGAGACTGTTAAGATTCTCAAACCGAAAGCTTGA